In the Acropora muricata isolate sample 2 chromosome 10, ASM3666990v1, whole genome shotgun sequence genome, one interval contains:
- the LOC136930829 gene encoding melanocortin receptor 5-like: protein MVIGIILCTVLGVASVLGSLGNSLVLFAVIKFENLRDIPDLFIFSLSLSDLLVTTLYQPLKAYRLAHLKDVSTQMDILIRWSRFLGYVSLIASISNMLGVTMERLISIRFPLKYDFLVTKKRAKITILCIWAFSITYGAIWSEDLVPASYLSIYFILVLSGTVSTYVYIFLVARRLEISTVQLSQNGSIEENKRNHRKERKAAKTIAMILGVAITCWIPFLIISRIFAKEQDVDLIVSLMSSLQVLSVCNSSLNPYIYCVRSQRYYVAFIKLLGLQKILSKKVRVTSRVLPHGYNLPLHARTPCQGKAVFNDVTA from the coding sequence ATGGTAATTGGAATAATACTATGCACTGTTCTTGGTGTGGCGAGTGTACTGGGTTCTCTGGGAAATTCCTTGGTCCTTTTCGCAGTTATTAAATTTGAAAACCTCAGGGACATCCCAGACTTGTTTATTTTTAGCCTTTCCTTATCCGATCTGCTTGTTACAACATTATATCAGCCTTTAAAAGCATACCGGCTCGCCCATCTCAAAGATGTCTCCACACAAATGGACATCTTAATAAGATGGAGTCGTTTTCTTGGATATGTCTCATTGATTGCCTCGATTTCGAATATGTTGGGAGTGACCATGGAGCGTCTTATCTCCATCAGATTTCCCTTAAAATACGACTTCCTCGTTACAAAGAAGCGCGCCAAAATTACAATCCTTTGTATTTGGGCATTTTCCATTACATATGGAGCAATTTGGTCAGAAGATCTGGTTCCTGCAtcttatttatctatttatttcattttggttCTCTCTGGGACAGTGTCCACCTACGTTTACATATTTCTGGTGGCAAGACGCTTGGAAATCTCAACAGTGCAACTTAGTCAAAATGGCTCAATTGAAGAAAACAAGCGCAACCATCGCAAGGAACGGAAAGCAGCAAAAACCATTGCAATGATACTAGGGGTGGCTATAACTTGTTGGATTCCATTTTTGATCATTTCTCGCATTTTCGCCAAAGAGCAAGATGTTGACTTAATCGTTTCTTTGATGTCTTCATTACAAGTTTTGTCAGTTTGTAATTCATCCCTCAATCCTTACATTTATTGTGTGAGAAGTCAACGGTATTATGTAGCTTTCATCAAGCTTCTTGGACTTCAAAAGATTCTATCGAAAAAAGTGCGAGTTACTTCTAGAGTTTTGCCCCATGGCTATAATCTTCCATTGCATGCTAGAACTCCTTGCCAAGGAAAAGCAGTCTTCAACGATGTGACAGCATGA
- the LOC136930831 gene encoding histamine H2 receptor-like, which yields MENTDVKNLGVTTCSRYSEIFLQHWWLGYLCIFTNVLLLIVTILENVLILIALSNVSVLHPPSKLLLRNLAAADLSVGLITQPLFIAYLLSIVAENGTNACEIVVFFLLISTSILCGISLCTLTMISVERLLALMLGLQYRQVITRSRVKAVVVFIWFLFISVNLLYFWNPRVFATIVLLNVPTFLLVSTISYTKIYFTLRRRQLQIRQGSASSQFDEHDRARYLKYRRTVTNAMWVSVCVVAFYLPSAIFTAVRRIKVYDDYFSVLTEVIVVNLIYLNSAINPLVYCWRITQARRSVKATIRNFCTFCNK from the coding sequence ATGGAAAACACTGACGTGAAAAATTTAGGAGTGACCACGTGTTCGAGATATTCTGAGATTTTTCTGCAGCATTGGTGGCTTGGTTATCTTTGCATTTTTACGAATGTGCTTTTACTCATAGTCACAATTTTAGAAAACGTTTTGATTTTGATTGCTCTTTCGAATGTTTCCGTACTTCACCCGCCTTCCAAACTATTGTTACGCAATCTTGCAGCAGCTGATCTCTCTGTTGGACTTATAACACAACCACTTTTTATTGCTTATCTCCTCTCAATCGTGGCAGAAAATGGGACAAATGCTTGTGAAATAGTCGTGTTTTTCTTATTGATTTCCACCTCCATATTATGCGGAATATCGCTCTGTACGCTTACTATGATAAGTGTAGAAAGACTCCTCGCTTTGATGCTGGGATTACAGTACAGACAAGTTATTACACGGTCAAGAGTGAAAGCGGTGGTAGTTTTTATTTGGTTTCTATTCATATCTGTTAACTTGCTTTACTTTTGGAATCCGCGCGTGTTCGCTACCATCGTACTGCTGAATGTTCCGACATTTTTGTTGGTCTCGACGATTTCCTACACGAAAATCTACTTCACCCTTCGAAGAAGACAGCTTCAGATTCGGCAGGGATCAGCTTCTTCCCAATTTGACGAGCATGATAGAGCGCGCTATTTGAAATACAGAAGGACTGTAACTAATGCAATGTGGGTTTCAGTCTGCGTTGTGGCTTTTTACCTTCCATCGGCCATATTTACCGCTGTGCGGAGAATTAAGGTTTATGATGATTATTTTTCAGTGCTCACCGAGGTCATTGTGGTCAATCTTATTTATTTAAATTCTGCTATTAATCCCCTTGTTTATTGTTGGCGCATCACACAAGCGAGACGCTCCGTCAAAGCAACAATTAGGAACTTTTGCACATTTTGTAACAAGTAA